One Chryseobacterium indoltheticum DNA segment encodes these proteins:
- a CDS encoding L-histidine N(alpha)-methyltransferase has protein sequence MNSQFDTDLQIGKSNIDTFRSDVLEGLSSNPKKMFSKYFYDKAGDQIFQQIMKMPDYYLTNCELDIFKNKTQELADIILGNDEPFDLIELGAGDAMKSSYLLKFLVQKNIDFTYMPIDISGNILSVLNEKFSKELPTMDIVTLEGDYFNMLDKATSISKRRKVVLFLGGNIGNMDLEESYNFCRELNQKLNLGDLLLIGFDLKKNPHTILNAYNDTEGITASFNLNLLLRINRELEADFDVTQFQHYQTYDPASGACKSYLVSLEKQDVHIDNHIFSFEKDELIDMEISQKFSKADINKLAESSEFHVLAEITDSKNWFVDSIWQVV, from the coding sequence ATGAATTCACAGTTTGATACAGATCTGCAGATTGGAAAGAGTAATATCGATACTTTTCGATCTGATGTATTGGAAGGACTAAGCAGCAATCCCAAAAAAATGTTTTCAAAATATTTTTATGATAAAGCAGGTGATCAGATTTTTCAACAGATCATGAAGATGCCCGACTATTATTTAACCAACTGTGAACTTGATATATTTAAAAATAAAACCCAAGAATTAGCCGATATTATTTTAGGTAACGATGAACCTTTCGATTTGATTGAGTTGGGCGCTGGTGATGCAATGAAATCATCTTATCTGCTGAAGTTTCTGGTACAGAAAAATATTGATTTTACTTATATGCCAATTGATATTTCAGGAAATATTCTTTCAGTGCTCAATGAAAAATTCAGTAAAGAACTGCCGACAATGGATATCGTTACTTTAGAAGGCGATTATTTTAATATGCTCGATAAGGCAACTTCTATTTCAAAAAGACGAAAAGTAGTTCTTTTTTTAGGGGGAAACATCGGTAATATGGATTTAGAAGAATCTTATAATTTTTGCCGTGAGCTCAACCAAAAGCTAAACTTAGGTGATCTTTTGCTGATCGGGTTCGATTTAAAGAAAAATCCACATACTATACTCAATGCCTATAATGATACCGAAGGCATTACCGCATCATTTAATCTAAATCTTCTTCTGAGAATCAATCGTGAATTGGAAGCAGATTTTGATGTTACTCAATTTCAGCATTATCAAACGTACGACCCTGCTTCAGGAGCATGCAAAAGTTATCTCGTAAGTCTTGAAAAACAAGATGTTCACATAGATAACCATATATTTAGCTTTGAAAAAGATGAGTTGATCGATATGGAAATATCCCAAAAATTTTCTAAAGCTGATATCAATAAACTGGCAGAAAGCTCAGAATTTCATGTTCTTGCAGAAATTACCGATTCCAAAAACTGGTTTGTAGACTCTATCTGGCAAGTTGTTTAA